Proteins co-encoded in one Candidatus Kuenenbacteria bacterium genomic window:
- the rpoC gene encoding DNA-directed RNA polymerase subunit beta' has translation MFNEFQQPVLDFDSIRLKVASPEAIHKWSHGEVLKPETINYRTQKPEKDGLFCERIFGPTKDWECYCGKYKRIRYKGIVCDKCGVEVTRSIVRRERMGHIDLVVPVSHIWFLRGIPSKLGLVLDISPQALERVIYFADYIILKVDEELKQQTVEQIQDEYKSRKKQIEGDFNNRIKQAGGSDPAKKEALINQLNNAKKEALDELAAALDKAKKELSELKPLKIISESSYQDLSLKYGHVFDAGIGAEAVHRILQDLNLQATIDQIEAEMKKTTGGAKKKMAKRLKLFNALIKNQIKPEWMIITSLPVIPPDLRPMVQLDGGRFAASDLNDLYRRVINRNNRLKKLIELEAPEVICRNEKRMLQEAVDALIDNSARHGKTVTASTGQKRMLKSLADILKGKQGRFRQNLLGKRVDYSGRSVIVVGPYLKINECGLPKRMALELFKPFIIAELIKKEYVHNVRSANRFIESDRSEVWDILEKITKKAHVLLNRAPTLHRLGIQAFKPILIEGKAVQLHPLVCPPFNADFDGDQMAVHVPLTEEAKQEAAEIILSSKNILKPATGDPSITPSQDFVLGCYILTSIKEKEGEKTKIFSSETEATQAYEANVIGLQDKIKVRLKKEGLVETSIGRLIFNRIVPESMGFVNKQMDKGALKNLVRNVLESDGTESAVEFLDSIKDLSIKYVTLSGISWGMDDLPDLPEKHAIFEEAEKEVEEVENQYNLGFLTNDERHVKIVEIWAGVKDKVADLCKEKLDKGGSVFAMMNSGARGSWGQTTQMMGMRGLMANPSGDTIELPVKASLKEGMQVLEYFITTHGARKGLSDTALRTANAGYLTRRLIDVAQDVIISEEDCGDEEGVAITKKESQAMNETVVKRIKGRVLSEDILDAKGKVVAKAGEVVDEDLAKKIEALDPEEIKIRSVLSCKSKRGACAKCYGWDLGYNHLVRNGVAVGIIAAQSIGEPGTQLTMRTFHTGGVAGSGDITQGLPRVEEIFEARPVKKPAIIAPVSGTVEIVNNEITREKLIKIAGVETEEEKFFVQGKNQEKVAVKNNAKVKKGDILVEGQKKIRAPFDGKVVIEEENESRTILKVVKEEEVVKEMEIGRGVTILVNNGDWVEKGDQLTSGSIDLFELYKLKGQRAVENYVIKEIQYVYSSQGQPLNDKHIEVIVKKMFSKVLIEDAGDTLFSPGEVIEKVDLDEENEKMDKEKKQKAIANTILLGITKSSLATQSFLSAASFQETTRVLIDAAITGKVDHLRGLKENVIIGKLIPCGSGYDKEAYLPKREVEVEESEEAVGLAEEA, from the coding sequence ATGTTTAATGAATTCCAACAACCAGTATTAGATTTTGATAGCATTCGTCTCAAAGTGGCCTCACCTGAGGCAATACACAAGTGGTCACATGGGGAGGTTTTAAAGCCGGAGACTATTAATTACCGCACACAGAAGCCAGAAAAAGATGGTTTATTTTGCGAGCGCATTTTTGGCCCGACTAAAGATTGGGAGTGTTATTGTGGCAAGTATAAAAGAATACGCTATAAGGGAATCGTGTGTGATAAGTGCGGAGTGGAGGTGACCAGGTCGATAGTTCGAAGAGAGAGGATGGGGCATATTGATCTCGTAGTGCCAGTCTCACATATCTGGTTTTTGCGCGGCATTCCTTCAAAATTGGGATTGGTTTTGGATATTTCCCCACAGGCATTGGAGAGAGTGATATATTTTGCTGATTATATCATTTTAAAAGTTGACGAAGAGTTGAAACAACAAACAGTAGAACAGATACAAGATGAATATAAATCTAGGAAGAAACAGATAGAGGGTGATTTTAATAATAGAATAAAGCAAGCCGGTGGCAGTGATCCAGCCAAAAAAGAGGCCCTGATTAATCAACTTAACAATGCCAAAAAAGAGGCATTGGATGAGCTAGCTGCGGCTTTGGACAAAGCTAAAAAAGAATTGTCAGAATTAAAACCATTAAAAATTATTTCCGAGAGTTCTTATCAGGATTTATCATTAAAATATGGACATGTTTTTGATGCAGGTATTGGAGCAGAAGCAGTTCATCGTATACTTCAGGATTTGAATTTGCAGGCGACAATAGATCAGATAGAGGCAGAAATGAAAAAAACTACTGGTGGGGCAAAAAAGAAGATGGCCAAAAGATTGAAATTGTTTAATGCCTTGATAAAAAATCAGATAAAGCCTGAATGGATGATTATCACAAGTTTGCCGGTAATCCCGCCGGATCTGCGGCCGATGGTCCAGCTCGACGGGGGGAGATTTGCGGCTAGTGATTTGAACGATTTGTATCGTCGGGTGATAAATCGCAATAACCGTTTGAAAAAATTGATAGAGCTGGAAGCCCCAGAGGTTATTTGTCGTAACGAAAAAAGAATGCTTCAGGAGGCAGTGGACGCCCTGATTGATAATTCGGCCAGGCATGGCAAGACGGTGACTGCGTCAACCGGACAAAAAAGAATGCTTAAATCTTTGGCGGATATTTTGAAAGGCAAGCAGGGTCGTTTTCGTCAGAATTTGCTCGGTAAAAGAGTAGACTATTCGGGCAGAAGCGTAATAGTAGTCGGACCATATTTAAAAATAAATGAATGTGGTTTGCCAAAGAGAATGGCTTTGGAATTGTTCAAGCCGTTTATTATTGCGGAGCTCATAAAGAAGGAGTATGTACATAATGTTAGAAGTGCCAATAGATTTATAGAATCTGACAGAAGTGAAGTTTGGGATATTTTGGAAAAGATAACCAAAAAGGCGCATGTACTTTTGAATCGTGCGCCAACGCTGCATCGTTTGGGTATTCAAGCTTTTAAACCGATATTAATAGAAGGTAAGGCGGTACAGCTCCATCCTTTGGTTTGTCCACCTTTCAATGCAGATTTTGACGGAGACCAGATGGCAGTGCATGTGCCTTTGACCGAAGAGGCAAAACAAGAAGCGGCTGAGATAATTTTATCTAGTAAAAATATTTTGAAACCAGCAACTGGTGATCCTTCAATCACGCCATCGCAGGATTTTGTATTGGGTTGTTATATTTTGACCAGTATAAAAGAGAAAGAAGGTGAAAAGACAAAAATCTTTTCTAGCGAAACAGAAGCCACACAGGCTTATGAAGCCAACGTGATCGGGCTTCAAGATAAGATAAAAGTGCGTTTGAAAAAAGAAGGATTGGTGGAGACAAGCATCGGCCGTCTTATTTTTAATAGAATCGTGCCAGAGAGTATGGGTTTTGTGAATAAACAAATGGATAAGGGCGCCCTAAAAAATTTAGTTAGAAATGTACTAGAGAGTGATGGCACAGAGAGTGCAGTGGAATTTTTGGATAGCATAAAAGATCTTTCTATAAAATATGTGACTTTGTCAGGGATTTCTTGGGGTATGGATGATTTGCCTGATTTGCCTGAGAAGCACGCCATTTTTGAGGAAGCGGAAAAAGAAGTAGAGGAAGTAGAAAATCAATATAATCTTGGTTTTCTCACCAACGATGAACGGCACGTGAAGATCGTAGAAATTTGGGCTGGAGTAAAAGATAAGGTGGCTGATTTGTGTAAAGAAAAGCTGGACAAGGGCGGATCGGTATTTGCGATGATGAATTCTGGTGCCAGAGGATCATGGGGGCAGACGACTCAGATGATGGGCATGAGAGGACTTATGGCCAATCCGAGTGGCGATACGATTGAGTTACCAGTGAAAGCATCGTTGAAAGAGGGAATGCAAGTGCTTGAATATTTCATTACAACTCATGGTGCTAGAAAGGGACTTTCAGATACGGCTTTGCGTACCGCTAATGCAGGATATTTGACTAGAAGATTAATAGATGTGGCTCAGGATGTAATTATTTCTGAGGAAGATTGTGGTGATGAAGAGGGTGTCGCGATAACTAAAAAAGAATCACAGGCGATGAACGAGACGGTGGTGAAAAGAATAAAAGGCAGAGTGCTCTCAGAGGATATCCTAGATGCCAAGGGAAAAGTAGTGGCCAAGGCAGGCGAAGTTGTTGATGAGGATTTGGCCAAAAAAATAGAGGCTTTGGATCCAGAGGAAATAAAAATTAGATCGGTTTTGTCATGTAAATCAAAGAGAGGAGCTTGTGCCAAATGTTATGGCTGGGATCTTGGCTATAATCATCTGGTTAGAAATGGTGTAGCTGTTGGTATTATTGCCGCTCAGAGTATTGGTGAGCCGGGTACCCAGTTGACCATGAGAACTTTTCATACTGGTGGTGTGGCCGGAAGCGGGGATATCACCCAAGGTTTGCCAAGGGTAGAAGAGATTTTCGAGGCCCGGCCGGTAAAGAAGCCGGCAATTATTGCGCCGGTGTCTGGCACGGTAGAGATAGTTAATAATGAGATCACTAGGGAAAAATTGATTAAGATTGCTGGTGTAGAGACAGAAGAAGAGAAGTTTTTTGTGCAAGGTAAAAACCAGGAAAAGGTAGCAGTTAAAAATAATGCCAAGGTAAAAAAGGGAGATATTTTAGTGGAGGGGCAGAAAAAAATCAGAGCGCCATTTGACGGCAAGGTGGTGATAGAAGAAGAAAACGAGAGCCGGACAATACTCAAGGTGGTCAAAGAAGAAGAAGTGGTCAAAGAGATGGAGATAGGTCGTGGAGTGACGATACTCGTCAATAATGGAGATTGGGTAGAAAAGGGAGATCAGCTGACCAGTGGCTCGATAGATCTTTTTGAGCTTTATAAACTCAAAGGCCAGAGGGCAGTAGAAAATTATGTGATTAAAGAAATACAATATGTTTATTCTTCACAGGGTCAGCCGCTTAATGATAAACATATTGAAGTTATTGTGAAAAAGATGTTCTCCAAGGTTTTGATTGAAGACGCAGGCGATACACTGTTTTCACCCGGAGAAGTTATAGAGAAAGTCGACTTGGATGAGGAAAATGAAAAGATGGATAAGGAGAAAAAACAAAAGGCCATTGCCAATACAATACTACTTGGTATTACTAAATCATCTTTAGCTACACAGTCATTTTTGTCAGCGGCTTCTTTCCAGGAAACAACAAGAGTCCTTATTGACGCGGCTATTACCGGAAAGGTTGATCATTTGAGAGGGCTTAAAGAGAATGTGATTATAGGCAAGCTCATACCCTGTGGTAGCGGCTATGATAAAGAGGCATATCTGCCGAAAAGAGAAGTGGAAGTAGAGGAAAGCGAGGAGGCGGTAGGGCTGGCAGAGGAAGCTTAG
- a CDS encoding DEAD/DEAH box helicase family protein — protein MFALKPFQETAISQLKDQFLNLWKLPNQNIPLVFKSPTGSGKTIMLAQFLRDIVSDPRFQGNDVAFVWFSFSEDSYEQSKKKLFDYYGGASELDLIDLNDLSREKLHQNDVFFINWQKIKGKSKDSRKLRRENEQGLTFDNFINETHDAGRKIVVIIDEEHIGSDTDLAMEVVDGLIKPKITLRVSATPKYIPTRAETAGYVEAKRSDVVEAGLIKEKIVFQTEEDLKQKAVKKLDQDEMLLELAYSKRKELIDLYKKIGVEVNPLVLIQLPNDDQASKETSDTTKQTIVLEYLKRKGVKNDEIAVWLSKEKENLEDLEKHNSPVSFLLFKQAVATGWDCPRASVLVMFREIKNPTFAIQTVGRILRMPFGTHFANPELNLGYLYTNYKRNEVLAEYAKSKTENRPAINGSYRKKNVEPIKLESVFMTRADYNDLGDSFQNTFKQVADKKLDTKKLNLKPKVTNGLIVGVEIDDYDNFTKELFEEGGSYDEEMSRHDLERLYNLLCFKIVAKQTDENRKFAPERSWGKLKTALNIYLMEKLKLSRADVYKVIVNDLVGEAGALAPVIGDALLAYRPVREQEVNKKAARAKRVEHIEIPREALFFTDQYEELAVKKSAMEPFWFEKTQAGLFGGNDNEKNFIKFLESPQNKSVIWWHKNGDNGSEHFSISYYNPDENKEKLFYPDWIIKTKKGVIIIDTKAGITAESNDTKYKAEALQAWLKGRKDFDGGIAVQDGPNGWKINRNAKYSFDSSMKGWEVFDLK, from the coding sequence ATGTTTGCTTTAAAACCATTTCAAGAAACAGCAATATCACAACTCAAAGATCAGTTTTTGAATTTGTGGAAATTGCCAAATCAAAATATACCGCTTGTTTTTAAATCGCCGACTGGAAGCGGTAAAACGATAATGTTGGCACAATTTTTGCGCGATATTGTCAGCGATCCCCGATTTCAGGGCAATGATGTAGCTTTTGTGTGGTTTTCTTTCAGCGAGGATTCTTACGAACAGAGCAAAAAGAAACTTTTTGATTATTATGGCGGAGCAAGTGAGCTTGATTTAATTGACTTAAACGACCTTTCGCGCGAGAAACTTCATCAAAATGATGTCTTTTTTATAAACTGGCAGAAAATAAAAGGCAAAAGCAAGGATAGTCGTAAATTACGCCGTGAAAATGAGCAAGGGTTGACTTTTGATAATTTTATCAACGAAACCCACGACGCAGGACGCAAAATTGTTGTAATTATTGATGAGGAACATATCGGAAGCGACACCGATCTTGCTATGGAAGTGGTGGATGGACTTATCAAACCAAAAATCACGCTTCGCGTGTCGGCTACGCCGAAATATATTCCTACTCGCGCCGAAACTGCGGGATATGTTGAAGCAAAGCGAAGTGATGTCGTTGAAGCAGGGTTAATCAAAGAAAAAATTGTTTTTCAGACAGAAGAAGATTTAAAACAGAAAGCCGTCAAAAAACTTGACCAAGACGAAATGCTTTTGGAATTAGCGTATTCCAAACGGAAAGAATTGATTGATTTGTACAAAAAGATCGGCGTTGAAGTTAATCCACTTGTTTTAATTCAACTTCCAAATGACGATCAAGCAAGCAAAGAAACGAGTGACACAACTAAACAGACGATTGTATTGGAGTATCTAAAACGCAAAGGTGTAAAAAACGATGAAATTGCCGTTTGGCTCTCCAAGGAAAAAGAAAATTTGGAAGATTTAGAAAAACACAACTCGCCTGTTTCGTTTCTCTTGTTCAAACAAGCCGTCGCGACTGGCTGGGATTGTCCGCGCGCGAGCGTGTTGGTGATGTTCCGCGAGATAAAGAATCCGACTTTTGCAATACAGACCGTCGGGCGTATTTTACGTATGCCATTTGGCACCCACTTTGCCAACCCCGAACTTAATCTTGGTTATCTTTACACTAACTATAAGCGCAACGAAGTTTTGGCGGAATACGCAAAATCCAAAACCGAAAACCGTCCCGCAATCAACGGCAGTTATCGCAAGAAAAATGTTGAACCGATCAAACTGGAATCCGTCTTTATGACACGTGCGGACTATAACGACTTGGGTGATTCATTCCAAAATACTTTCAAGCAAGTAGCGGATAAAAAACTGGATACAAAAAAGCTAAACCTAAAGCCCAAGGTTACAAACGGCTTAATTGTCGGTGTGGAAATTGACGATTATGACAATTTTACAAAGGAGCTTTTTGAAGAAGGCGGGAGTTATGATGAAGAAATGTCTCGCCATGATCTTGAACGATTATATAATCTATTGTGTTTCAAAATTGTCGCCAAACAAACCGACGAAAACCGTAAATTTGCGCCAGAACGTTCATGGGGCAAGCTCAAAACCGCACTCAATATTTATCTAATGGAGAAGTTAAAACTTTCACGCGCGGACGTTTACAAAGTTATTGTGAACGATTTAGTTGGTGAAGCTGGCGCACTCGCGCCAGTAATCGGTGATGCACTTTTAGCATATCGCCCTGTCCGTGAGCAAGAAGTAAATAAAAAAGCGGCACGCGCGAAGCGCGTGGAGCATATTGAAATACCGCGCGAAGCATTATTTTTTACCGATCAATACGAGGAATTGGCGGTCAAAAAATCAGCAATGGAACCTTTTTGGTTTGAAAAAACTCAAGCAGGGCTTTTCGGCGGAAACGATAATGAGAAAAACTTTATCAAGTTTCTCGAATCGCCTCAAAATAAAAGCGTAATTTGGTGGCATAAAAACGGCGACAATGGAAGTGAGCATTTTTCAATTTCCTACTATAACCCCGATGAGAACAAAGAAAAACTATTTTATCCTGACTGGATCATTAAGACTAAAAAGGGCGTTATAATTATTGATACAAAAGCTGGTATTACCGCCGAGAGTAACGATACAAAATATAAAGCGGAGGCCTTGCAAGCGTGGCTGAAAGGCAGAAAAGATTTTGACGGCGGTATAGCCGTCCAAGACGGCCCGAATGGCTGGAAAATTAACCGCAACGCAAAGTATTCTTTTGATTCATCAATGAAAGGGTGGGAAGTTTTTGATCTAAAATAA
- a CDS encoding ATP-binding protein — protein MSNDFKNNDEYNKIFLFHETIADRIISRESGWLEFKESFNWNSKDKYAKSMVAFANNKGGYIVFGIKDKPRDLVGLQSNNFEEVDEAKITAYLNSVFAPEIIFEKFEITVNTKKIGLLYTQQAKTKPIVCLKNDGELKEADIYYRYNARSERIKYPEIIAMFDFVKEEERKGWLEHFEKISKIGPTNAAIMDTIGGEITGKGGTLVIDKKLIPKLKFINQGNFQEKGKPVLRLIGDVKPVSIVAGKSKNGLGVQITDDPNAPAMRLEEEEILKKKYPLDYRGLVKELNKRFGDFKTNGKFHKLRKELMKDKNLSRTRYLDPDNTKSSRKDFYSPNIVKKFDKYYTKKK, from the coding sequence ATGAGCAATGATTTTAAAAATAACGATGAATACAACAAGATTTTTTTGTTCCACGAAACAATCGCAGATAGAATAATCTCGCGTGAAAGTGGGTGGCTTGAATTTAAAGAATCTTTCAACTGGAATTCAAAAGACAAATACGCAAAAAGCATGGTTGCTTTTGCAAACAATAAGGGCGGATATATTGTTTTCGGGATAAAAGATAAACCGCGTGATCTTGTTGGACTTCAAAGCAATAATTTTGAAGAGGTGGACGAAGCTAAAATTACCGCGTACCTAAACAGTGTCTTTGCCCCAGAAATAATTTTTGAAAAATTTGAAATAACCGTAAATACCAAAAAAATTGGATTATTGTATACGCAACAAGCAAAGACAAAACCGATTGTGTGTCTAAAAAATGATGGCGAATTAAAAGAGGCAGATATTTATTATCGCTACAATGCAAGAAGTGAAAGGATAAAATATCCGGAAATAATAGCGATGTTTGATTTTGTTAAAGAAGAGGAAAGAAAAGGCTGGCTGGAGCATTTTGAAAAAATATCAAAAATTGGTCCAACAAACGCGGCAATTATGGATACTATCGGCGGAGAAATAACTGGGAAAGGTGGAACGCTTGTCATAGATAAAAAACTGATTCCAAAATTAAAATTTATAAATCAGGGTAATTTTCAAGAAAAAGGAAAGCCAGTATTAAGACTTATTGGAGATGTCAAACCAGTTTCAATAGTTGCAGGAAAAAGTAAAAACGGTTTAGGCGTTCAAATAACAGATGATCCAAATGCGCCAGCCATGAGGCTTGAAGAGGAAGAAATTTTAAAGAAAAAATATCCGCTTGATTATCGCGGTTTAGTAAAAGAATTAAATAAACGATTTGGTGATTTTAAGACGAACGGTAAATTTCACAAACTTCGTAAAGAATTAATGAAAGACAAAAATTTGAGCAGAACACGCTATCTTGATCCTGATAATACAAAAAGTTCCAGAAAAGATTTTTATAGCCCGAATATTGTGAAAAAATTTGATAAATATTATACAAAAAAGAAATAG
- a CDS encoding NUDIX domain-containing protein, protein MEITRHFTATTIIVHKNKVLLHLHKKLGIWIPVGGHIDRDELPQEAALREIKEESGLEITMYNPDKQIKMGDAKQLFRPMHILLENINQFHQHIDFIYYASAKSNKINPQNGETTNLKWFTAKEIKTLGGAPKNTKALSLEAIKLLKNKA, encoded by the coding sequence ATGGAAATAACAAGACACTTTACCGCTACAACCATAATAGTACACAAAAATAAAGTGCTTTTACATTTGCACAAAAAGCTCGGTATTTGGATTCCTGTTGGAGGCCATATCGACCGCGATGAATTGCCGCAGGAAGCCGCCTTGCGCGAAATAAAAGAAGAATCTGGCCTAGAAATAACAATGTATAATCCTGATAAACAAATAAAAATGGGAGATGCCAAGCAATTATTTCGCCCCATGCACATCTTGCTGGAAAATATCAATCAATTCCACCAACATATAGACTTTATCTATTATGCTTCAGCTAAATCTAATAAAATTAATCCGCAAAATGGAGAGACCACCAACCTAAAATGGTTTACTGCCAAGGAAATAAAAACTCTTGGGGGCGCCCCCAAAAATACAAAAGCACTTTCTTTGGAAGCCATCAAGCTACTAAAAAACAAAGCTTAA
- a CDS encoding site-specific DNA-methyltransferase has product MFSQITMTDNNLQKKVAELEAQIRKLKKNNLGLVFEDKKEDVVEQSKIKVPVLKEVLKNRLNSDDAYPNNLMIEGDNYLALSVLSYTHKKNIDLIYIDPPYNTGAKNWKYNNDYVDKDDEYRHSKWLSFMRHRLNLAKNLLKDDGVLICAIDDNEQAHLGVLIEQLFPAHEQHAITIIHNPKGVQGTNFSYTHEYAIFVAPKNKKAIGDRSLTEEEIYVSNLRNWGNESERTDAKNCFYPIILKGGKIIGFGDVASNEFHPKSANEKQKDGSIYIWPIDEKGVERKWRYARQSVEEIKDILQIKESRGGIVQIMIAKDYGTYKTVWTDKKYDASEYGTKLLREILPKCDFDFPKSLYTVYDCLFAVVGSRPNANVLDFFAGSGTTGHAVLEMNKIDGGNRKFILCTNNENNNGGNGGIAESVCYPRIKAVINGYKNKKNERVAGIPSNLFYYQTDLVDIEQIHKVPDEAKIRITYEAGEMIGVREDTLNEIEKNDWWQIFEGNGKLTAIYFKEDKTKLGELIAKLEKKNLPTALYIFSWGKNEYKGEYSSANIRVEDIPEPIIEVYKEINRI; this is encoded by the coding sequence ATGTTTAGCCAAATAACTATGACAGATAATAATTTACAAAAGAAAGTGGCGGAGCTTGAAGCTCAAATCAGAAAACTTAAGAAAAATAATCTTGGGTTGGTTTTTGAAGACAAAAAAGAAGATGTGGTTGAGCAGTCAAAAATTAAAGTACCTGTTTTAAAAGAGGTTCTCAAAAACCGCCTTAATTCTGATGATGCGTATCCGAACAATTTAATGATTGAGGGCGACAACTATCTTGCGCTCTCGGTCCTCAGTTACACACACAAAAAAAATATTGATCTTATTTATATTGATCCGCCATACAATACAGGCGCAAAAAACTGGAAATATAACAATGACTATGTAGACAAGGATGACGAATACCGACACAGTAAGTGGCTCTCGTTTATGCGTCATCGCCTTAATTTGGCAAAAAACCTGCTGAAAGATGATGGCGTACTGATTTGCGCGATTGACGATAACGAACAGGCTCATTTAGGTGTTTTGATTGAGCAGTTATTTCCAGCACACGAACAGCACGCTATAACGATCATACATAATCCAAAGGGCGTTCAAGGCACAAACTTTTCTTACACTCACGAATACGCAATTTTTGTTGCCCCAAAAAACAAGAAAGCTATCGGAGATCGCTCACTTACCGAAGAAGAGATTTATGTTTCAAACTTGCGAAACTGGGGTAATGAATCAGAGCGAACAGACGCAAAAAATTGTTTTTATCCAATTATCCTAAAAGGTGGAAAGATTATTGGTTTTGGTGATGTTGCGTCAAACGAATTTCATCCAAAATCGGCAAACGAAAAACAAAAAGACGGTAGTATTTATATTTGGCCGATTGACGAAAAAGGTGTCGAGCGAAAATGGCGATACGCACGACAAAGCGTTGAAGAAATAAAAGACATCCTCCAAATTAAAGAATCACGCGGTGGCATTGTTCAAATAATGATTGCGAAAGATTACGGCACTTATAAAACTGTTTGGACTGACAAAAAATACGACGCAAGTGAATACGGAACAAAACTTTTGCGTGAGATATTACCAAAGTGTGATTTTGACTTTCCTAAGTCACTCTATACTGTTTACGATTGTCTCTTTGCCGTTGTAGGATCGCGTCCAAATGCAAATGTTTTGGATTTTTTCGCTGGATCTGGGACAACTGGACACGCTGTTTTAGAAATGAACAAGATTGACGGTGGCAATCGTAAATTTATTCTTTGCACCAACAACGAAAACAACAACGGTGGAAACGGCGGAATTGCTGAATCAGTTTGCTATCCGCGTATTAAGGCAGTTATTAACGGCTACAAGAACAAAAAAAATGAGAGAGTCGCTGGTATTCCAAGTAATCTTTTTTATTACCAAACCGACCTCGTGGACATTGAGCAAATCCACAAAGTGCCGGACGAAGCGAAAATCCGCATAACCTACGAAGCAGGCGAAATGATCGGGGTGCGAGAAGATACGCTCAATGAAATTGAGAAAAATGATTGGTGGCAAATTTTTGAAGGTAATGGAAAATTAACCGCAATTTATTTTAAGGAAGACAAGACAAAGCTCGGCGAGTTAATAGCCAAATTGGAAAAGAAAAATTTACCGACGGCTTTATATATTTTCAGCTGGGGTAAAAACGAATACAAAGGCGAGTATTCGTCCGCGAATATCAGAGTCGAAGATATTCCAGAGCCGATTATTGAAGTTTACAAAGAAATTAACAGGATATAA
- a CDS encoding ChaN family lipoprotein, producing the protein MTNPEIEKLAQREATAEKPPETPERERLPDISKIQREIDTETDAGLKAGHDTLSALQSKEQTSAEFPPELNAQFAEIQKETADKLRRLDLSLGRMKERFLSVANFLTGGLFERGRNKPKEKNKFFTGFYVGEKQLGIGSKERSRLESQVDMGQVRERAKNAGEYLSDKIRGNDVVLLGEIHTHETVEKRATARFLEQAKAAGTTHIGLEIPAYYQEAVDHYMTTGKFDDADDPTDYERVDEYHQLFREQLTAGVDPKNQPLFDFQRDEGGQYRAIKREGVTDEMFAFEQQKMFKKNFLFKNHLDKNYRLLEAIRQSGLRPSCIDANATYGTNQELDRGMESLGRNGVTMETLKAKEAELEKQRDIFMMQKIREVVEGGGKMLAILGNAHVARDSMEGRQNVADLLDETDIRASSINLDRECDSDAELSFFRREEKVPDTSANSVLFSAIGKDEGLADRSIGFDLDQGITGEKAPAPYDGYIRLGGAL; encoded by the coding sequence ATGACCAATCCGGAAATTGAAAAATTAGCCCAGCGGGAAGCGACCGCGGAAAAACCGCCAGAAACTCCGGAGCGTGAACGCCTGCCGGATATTTCTAAAATCCAGAGAGAAATTGATACAGAAACAGACGCAGGGCTGAAAGCCGGACATGATACACTCTCAGCTTTGCAAAGCAAGGAACAAACAAGTGCCGAATTTCCGCCCGAACTAAATGCGCAATTTGCCGAAATTCAAAAAGAAACAGCGGATAAATTACGCCGGCTGGACTTATCTCTTGGTCGAATGAAGGAGCGATTTTTGTCCGTCGCTAATTTTTTAACAGGAGGTTTATTTGAGAGAGGGAGAAATAAACCAAAAGAGAAGAATAAATTTTTTACTGGATTTTACGTTGGCGAAAAACAGCTAGGGATAGGTTCAAAAGAACGTAGCAGATTAGAATCACAAGTAGATATGGGTCAAGTGAGAGAGCGAGCAAAAAATGCGGGCGAATACTTATCGGATAAAATACGTGGCAACGATGTTGTTTTACTTGGCGAAATACACACCCACGAAACTGTTGAAAAAAGAGCAACAGCAAGATTTCTTGAACAAGCCAAGGCCGCTGGCACAACGCATATAGGTTTAGAAATACCAGCGTATTATCAAGAGGCAGTTGATCATTATATGACTACCGGCAAATTTGACGACGCAGACGACCCGACCGACTACGAGCGAGTAGATGAATATCACCAATTATTTCGAGAACAGCTTACTGCTGGTGTTGACCCTAAAAATCAACCATTATTTGATTTTCAACGAGATGAAGGAGGACAATACCGTGCTATCAAACGAGAGGGCGTAACTGATGAAATGTTCGCTTTTGAACAACAAAAAATGTTTAAAAAAAACTTTTTATTCAAAAACCATTTGGACAAAAATTACCGTTTGTTAGAAGCAATACGCCAGTCTGGCTTGCGTCCATCTTGTATAGACGCAAATGCGACTTATGGCACAAACCAGGAACTTGATCGGGGTATGGAATCACTTGGACGCAATGGCGTGACAATGGAGACTTTAAAGGCAAAAGAGGCGGAACTGGAAAAACAACGAGATATCTTCATGATGCAAAAAATTCGCGAAGTTGTTGAAGGTGGCGGAAAAATGTTAGCGATTTTAGGCAACGCACATGTTGCGCGCGACAGCATGGAAGGCAGACAAAATGTTGCTGACCTACTTGACGAAACGGATATTAGAGCGTCATCCATAAATTTAGATCGTGAGTGCGATTCAGACGCAGAATTATCTTTTTTTCGTCGGGAAGAAAAAGTGCCAGACACCAGCGCAAATTCAGTATTATTTTCCGCAATAGGAAAAGATGAGGGACTTGCCGATAGATCAATTGGTTTCGACCTTGACCAAGGTATCACAGGAGAAAAAGCACCGGCCCCTTACGACGGGTATATACGACTAGGTGGAGCACTATAA